TTGTATAGGAACATTAGCGCCTGCTATTACTTCTGCCTTATTTGGTAATAAAAATTACAGTCAAATCTATTCGACCGTTTCAATTGGCTTGGCAGTAGCGGGTATTATTGCACTTCCAGCGTATGGTTATATTTTTGATTTCACAGGAAGCTACACAGCTGTTTTATACATTATTGTAATCATGTTAATCATTAATATTGTTTCTGTCTTAGTTGCTTTCCGCAATAAAGAAAAAATGGTGCAAAACGGACTGTGGAAATAAGATATTAATTGGCAAACTAAAAACTACGCCTAACTTGTTAGACAAGTCATGGTGTAGTTTTTGTTTTCAGGATAATTGTTTGAGAATTGTTTGAGTGACTGGCACCCAGTTAAATAATTTTTACATAAAAGTCTTTGCCGTTTATAATGTCAGTTAATTCAATGTTGTAATGAGTTTTATAGTAATCATAAATATTGCGTGCTAAACCGGAGTGTCCATTTAAATAAGTTCCCTTTTTAACTTCTTTCCGTGGATTGTGAAAATCAAAATATAAGCGCGAATCGTGGCACATTGAATTTAAAATGGCTTTAAATTCCTGTTCCTCAATATGAATTCCTCGCGTATATTGGCACTCTCGGCGATACGTATCGTGTGAGACATTCACAGGTGAAGACTCAAGGGTCATTTCGATTTTTCTATTCAAATGACAACAGCTCCTTTCAAGATTCATTACTATTCTCTCTATTATAAAATTGTCAGAAAATTATATCAATATTTATCTACAGTAAAGAATTAAGAAATGTAACTTGTAGGGGAGGGATAGGGTAATTTACCAATCTTGCTGTTGCATTTCCTCTGCAATTACTTGAAGATCATAGGAATTGATGGTTAGAAGCGTATAGTCGTGGGTTTCCATATATTTTTCTGCCAACCGCTTGATATACTTCGGAGAGCCCTCGTTTTCTTCATCATAAACAAGCAACAAACCGTCCGAATTTTGAATAATAAACTTGTCTTTCTCTGTAAACTGCCAAGGAGCCTCATACGGCTTTTTTGTCACACTCGTTACAAAGTCTGCTTGCGCTACTAGTGATAAATACTTTTCTTGTTTCATTTCTTGCCAATTTTTTTCTTGCTCTAAAAAGGGTGTGATAACTGCATATTTTAAGTCAGGAAATTCCTCTTTTAATGTTAAGACAACCTCCACGCTCCATGTTTCAACACCTTGCTGTCCACTAATAATGACCCATTCTAAACCTTCATCTAATAGATTTCTTAAGCGATTTTCTAAAGCTTTTTTGATAATAGGGATACCAGGATGTTTATCATTAAAAATGCCTAGTTCATGTGGTTTGTAGCCTGTTATAATCATTCGCTGAAGCACTAAAACGCCCCCTAAGCTGTTTGTATGTATCAAGTATACAGCAGGGGACGGATGAACACGAATGACAAATCCGGTTGGTATAATGTAATGATTTCTTATATTTATTTTACGGTTGTTCCCAAGAAAATAATGACGCTTAAAATGCAAAAATTGTTAAGACTACAGTTGCTGTTGCGCAAATGCCAAGAAACCACCAAGTGTCTGAGAAATCCTCTTTCGTTTCACTATTCATAGGATATACTTCCTTTCTGTTTAATGCGTCCATTCCAAGACCAATTTGTCCATATACGGAGCAGCGCTTCAAATGGACCCCGTTTAAATTTCTTTAAATAAACAATGCTTAAAATGCATTGCAAGCTATATACTGCAATTCCCAAAATTACGCCGCCAAACACGCCCAATTTGCCAAATAAGCCGAGTCCATAACCGTAAAACACGGTCGTACAAATCACCGTTTGTAATAAATAATTGGTTAGCGATAATTTCCCCACGCTTTCAAAAGCGGTAGACAGACGTTGAATAGGTCGAGAATGAAATAGTAGAGCAGCCAAACAAATATAACCAACTGCTAACACCATTGAGCCACCTACAAGCAACATAGTAGAAAATGGGCTATCTATGAAACTAATACTTTTACAAGTAATGCCTATTGGTACAAATAATGAGCCAAGGATATACCATTTCTTTTCATCTTGCATATGTTCAAAAGCATGATTTTTCGCTAGCCCCATGCCTAAAAGAAATAATGGTGCAAAAAATAATGGCGCAAAAATGATTATGAAATAGATCATAAGTGGGTCATCTACGTCAGGAGGCATGACGTTTAATCGAAAATCGTAAATTTCTTGATAGCTACCATTCGCATAGATGGTATTTGCTTTATCAATATATACTGCCATTTTTTTTTCTTCTTTTTCTGTTGTTTCGTCTGAACCATATGTTAAAGCGGTTGCCAATACAAATAATACGCTAGCCCAAATAAATAATGTTTTTGGTTTGCGATTTATGAATGGAATTAAAAATAATGTCATAATTCCATAAAACAGTAAAATGTCACCTTCCCATAAAAATGTAGAATGAATAAATCCAAGTGTGATTAATCCCGTTGCCCTACGTAAAATGGACCAGCGACTTTTCCCTTTTTTATTACGGATTGACTGTATAAATTTAATAAGAGAAAAACCGAACAGCATTGTGAAAATGGGCATAAAAGAACCTTCGATAAAAATTTTTACAAAATATAACGCCCCTGTATCGAGAGTCGATAGATGTTCTGGTTTTTCTTTTCCATAAATGCCGAACTGAAAAATAAGCAAGTTGGCCATTAAAATACCAAATAAACTAAATCCACGCATTGCATCGATGAAGCGTACACGATTTGCTATCATTGCCTTTTAACTCCTTTATTGGTTAACTTATATATAGTGTAGTTGGTAAAGCTTATAGTGAAATAACGACTACCTTAAAGTAATCTTAAAAGTAGGTGACAGGGTGCAAGAAGCGGCGATATTTGTGTTAGAGGATGAACGTGCGATTGCGGAAATGATCGAAATTATTTTAAGAAAAGAAGGTTTTGAAAACATTACGTTATGCACGACGATAGAAGATGGAAAAAAGGCGATTGAGCATAATGTTTTTGATTTTTATTTATTAGATATCATGCTACCAGACGGTAGTGGGCTTGATTTGGCGGAAGTTATTCGAAAGCAAAGTGATGCACCGCTATTTTTTTTAACAGCCAAGAGCAGTGATGCAGATAAACTTCGAGGGTTTATGAATGGCGCAGACGATTATATTACGAAACCGTTTAATCCGCTTGAGCTAGTAGCAAGGGTAAAAGTCCAATTTACTCGATATATGAAGCAAAAGAATGTATCTGGAAGTCACGTTTACACATGTAGCCGTTTTACTTTTGATATAGATGCAGCAGAAATAACTGTAGACGGAAAAAAAGAATTGATTAGTGGTCGTTTATTTTACTTATTGAAGTATTTATGTGAAAACGAGGGGCAAGTATTATCGAAAGAACAAATTTATGAACGTGTGTGGGGCGATTTTTTATTTGACGATAATACGGTAATGGTTCATATTCGCAAGTTACGTGAAAAAATAGAAAGGAATCCTGGTAAACCAACTTGCATTATTACGGTAAGAGGGATTGGCTATAAATTAGTTGGAGATGATCAAGTATGAAGCCGGCAGGGAAATTATCACTGCGTTTTGTATCCTACTTTATCATATTTTATTTACTTATCATTTTGGGCTTCATTATTAGTTTAGTGGTTTTTGGACTTTTTATAAATGAACGAGTCGGTGATAACATCCATACGATGAGTTCTTTTGAAATTGAAGATAATGCAATTGTGAAAAATGGTAAATCCGTAAAAATAGCCGATTTCTTAGAAAAACGCGCAGAGGAAAATGTAGGGCAGTTATATTTATTGAACAATGCCATGGAAATTGTCGATTATACAGGGGATAGTTGTGAGCTGTGTAGCATGACGGACCGTGAAATTATGGCGCTTAAACGTCCAGGCATGCATACGTGGGAAATACCCAAATACTATTTGTTGTTTTTACCTACATCGCCTTTGCAGCCTATGTTCAATGAGGTCTTGCAGGTGATTCGTGAAAAGAAAGAATTCCCTTCGGAGCTACTCGAACGCTTACAAGCTAATCAGATTGCGATTGAAATTTATAATGAGCGTTGGAATCGTGTAAAGGTAATTGGTGAGCATTATAAGAAATTGCATAAGCCGCAGTTGCTAGATGAAAAATATGATATTTTTGAGCAAGCCGAGCTTAGGCAAAGTACGTCATTAGAAGATGGTTCAACGCTAATAGTACGTATGCCAAACCCCTCCTATAAGCCATTTGAAGAGCCTTTTAATAAAGCAATGATTTTATTTGTGTCCATATTTTTTGGCGGGCATAGTATTTTGTTGCTAGGCATTATTTTGTTATCCATGAGCATTTCACGTCAATTTGTACGGCCGCTTGTATATGTGATCTCTCGTATTGAACGGTTGACGCAGTTCGATTATCGGGAAGTAAGTGATAATAAAATCCATCATCAAAAGACGGGGAAATTGAAAAGGAAATTTAAATTATTCCAACCTGTTGATGAATCGCTTAATCATTTATCTGAACGTCTTGCTTCAAATGAAAGACAAATCCAGCAATCAGAGCAACTACGCGAGGAATGGATAACGGGTTTATCGCATGATTTAAAGACACCATTGAGCTCGATTTATGGGTATTCCACGATGCTTGCTTCCGAAGAGTATGAATGGACGAAAGAAGAGATGCGAATATTCGCGAATACAATGCGTGAAAAAGCAACCTATATGGACTTACTTATACAAGATTTAACGTATTCTTATCAACTAAAGAATAAAGCAATCCAGCTCGAGAAAGTATCGTTAGCACTTGCCACATGGTTACCCCAATTTGCAGATGAGCAAGTATCAATCAAAGTATATGGGGACGTTATGCTTGAAGCCGATGAGCTTTTATTAAAGCGCATATTAGATAATTTAATTACCAATGCTAAAAAATACACACCTGAAGGTACGAAGGTTCTTGTAGAGGCTCAAAATATAGACAAAGGCATTAAGTTAACGATTACAGACCAAGGACCAGGTATTCCACAAGATGAATTAGACAATCTTTTTGAACGCTATTATCGTGGTACAAATACAACAGATGATGCAACGGGCACAGGTCTTGGCTTAGCCATTACGAAACAACTGATTGATTTGCATAATGCAACAATATGCGTACATTCTGATAACAATGGTACTGTCTTTGAATTGAAATTTCTTGAAAAATAAAAAAATGCCCTTATGATAATCAATGTTTAATCATACAGAAGTTTTTTAATTATCAGGGGTGGGACTGTTCATTAGATGATGACACCAACAAAATATGAATGCAGAAGATTACTCGTTTTGGGAGTAATCTTTTTTTATGTAAATAGAAAGTTTGATGCCATTCACAAAGTTGTCAATGTCGTTTTTTTATAGTGGAAAACCCCTATATTTCTAAAAAGTTGGGTTGCTTATACTGGTGGCATAGAAGAAAAAGGAGATGCAATTATATGAGGAATCAAAGGGTTGATTCGTATGGTAAATAAACAACAAAATCGTATTGCATATAAATCCCAAGAGAAAAAGTTAATACTTATTAGTTTTATAGTTGCTGGGATAATGTTGATGTCTATTATAGGGAGAATATTTAGTAGCTAGGAGATGTATAAATATGAATGATTCAGCTGTATTTTGGAGCCGTGCATTAACCGAATTAACATTATCTTTCCATATTATTTATGCAACAATTGGTGTTGGTATACCGCTGATGATTATGATCGCTCAATGGGTTGGGATTAAAAATAATGATGAGCATTATTTATTACTCGCTCGACGTTGGGCACGGGGATTTGTTATTACAGTAGCAATTGGCGTTGTGACAGGAACAGCAATTGGCTTGCAACTTTCTTTATTATGGCCAAACTTTATGGAATTAGCTGGTCAAATTATCGCTCTACCACTATTTATGGAAACGTTCGCGTTTTTCGTTGAAGCCATTTTTTTAGGGTTGTATTTGTATACATGGGATCGCTTCAAAAATCCAAAGAGACATTTACTATTATTAGTACCAGTAGCCATTGGTGCTTCTATGTCAGCAGTATTTATTACAATCGTGAACGCCTTTATGAATGCACCGCAAGGATTTGATATTGTGGATGGGGAGCTGATTAATATTCAGCCTGTACTAGCCATGTTTAATCCGGCAATGCCGACAAAGGTAGCGCACGTTTTAGTAACATCTTATATGACGGCAGCTTTTTTATTAGCTTCCATTGCTGCCTATCGCATGCTACGAGGGTCTGCGCACGTATATCATAAAAAAGCACTGTACTTACTATTGAAATTAGGGTTAGTCTTTTCACTCGCAGCACTTGTAGTAGGAGACTTTTCAGGCAAATATTTAGCGGAATATCAACCTGAAAAATTAGCAGCAGCAGAATGGCATTTTGAAACGGAAGAAGACGCTTCCCTTGTTTTATTTGGTGTATTGGATGGAGAAGACATAAAATACGCTATTAAAATACCTTATGCTTTAAGTGTATTAGCGCATAATAATCCGTTTGCAGAAGTAACAGGGCTTGATCAATTTCCGAAAGATGAACAACCACCACTTTATATTCACTATTTATTCGATGTAATGGTGATGATTGGCACGTTATTAATTGTAGTGGCAGCTG
This DNA window, taken from Lysinibacillus sp. FSL M8-0337, encodes the following:
- a CDS encoding DUF418 domain-containing protein; this encodes MIANRVRFIDAMRGFSLFGILMANLLIFQFGIYGKEKPEHLSTLDTGALYFVKIFIEGSFMPIFTMLFGFSLIKFIQSIRNKKGKSRWSILRRATGLITLGFIHSTFLWEGDILLFYGIMTLFLIPFINRKPKTLFIWASVLFVLATALTYGSDETTEKEEKKMAVYIDKANTIYANGSYQEIYDFRLNVMPPDVDDPLMIYFIIIFAPLFFAPLFLLGMGLAKNHAFEHMQDEKKWYILGSLFVPIGITCKSISFIDSPFSTMLLVGGSMVLAVGYICLAALLFHSRPIQRLSTAFESVGKLSLTNYLLQTVICTTVFYGYGLGLFGKLGVFGGVILGIAVYSLQCILSIVYLKKFKRGPFEALLRIWTNWSWNGRIKQKGSISYE
- a CDS encoding cytochrome ubiquinol oxidase subunit I; translated protein: MNDSAVFWSRALTELTLSFHIIYATIGVGIPLMIMIAQWVGIKNNDEHYLLLARRWARGFVITVAIGVVTGTAIGLQLSLLWPNFMELAGQIIALPLFMETFAFFVEAIFLGLYLYTWDRFKNPKRHLLLLVPVAIGASMSAVFITIVNAFMNAPQGFDIVDGELINIQPVLAMFNPAMPTKVAHVLVTSYMTAAFLLASIAAYRMLRGSAHVYHKKALYLLLKLGLVFSLAALVVGDFSGKYLAEYQPEKLAAAEWHFETEEDASLVLFGVLDGEDIKYAIKIPYALSVLAHNNPFAEVTGLDQFPKDEQPPLYIHYLFDVMVMIGTLLIVVAAVYVLGKWRNWQFVSSKLFKRVIVAGGPLALIAIEAGWWLAEVGRQPWILRGYMKTSEGATTSGQVDTMLILFAGLYIVLAIGSIIALIRMFRDNPIERELAEHKLVEGCEEP
- a CDS encoding HAMP domain-containing sensor histidine kinase — protein: MKPAGKLSLRFVSYFIIFYLLIILGFIISLVVFGLFINERVGDNIHTMSSFEIEDNAIVKNGKSVKIADFLEKRAEENVGQLYLLNNAMEIVDYTGDSCELCSMTDREIMALKRPGMHTWEIPKYYLLFLPTSPLQPMFNEVLQVIREKKEFPSELLERLQANQIAIEIYNERWNRVKVIGEHYKKLHKPQLLDEKYDIFEQAELRQSTSLEDGSTLIVRMPNPSYKPFEEPFNKAMILFVSIFFGGHSILLLGIILLSMSISRQFVRPLVYVISRIERLTQFDYREVSDNKIHHQKTGKLKRKFKLFQPVDESLNHLSERLASNERQIQQSEQLREEWITGLSHDLKTPLSSIYGYSTMLASEEYEWTKEEMRIFANTMREKATYMDLLIQDLTYSYQLKNKAIQLEKVSLALATWLPQFADEQVSIKVYGDVMLEADELLLKRILDNLITNAKKYTPEGTKVLVEAQNIDKGIKLTITDQGPGIPQDELDNLFERYYRGTNTTDDATGTGLGLAITKQLIDLHNATICVHSDNNGTVFELKFLEK
- a CDS encoding response regulator transcription factor, yielding MQEAAIFVLEDERAIAEMIEIILRKEGFENITLCTTIEDGKKAIEHNVFDFYLLDIMLPDGSGLDLAEVIRKQSDAPLFFLTAKSSDADKLRGFMNGADDYITKPFNPLELVARVKVQFTRYMKQKNVSGSHVYTCSRFTFDIDAAEITVDGKKELISGRLFYLLKYLCENEGQVLSKEQIYERVWGDFLFDDNTVMVHIRKLREKIERNPGKPTCIITVRGIGYKLVGDDQV
- a CDS encoding DUF1273 domain-containing protein — its product is MLQRMIITGYKPHELGIFNDKHPGIPIIKKALENRLRNLLDEGLEWVIISGQQGVETWSVEVVLTLKEEFPDLKYAVITPFLEQEKNWQEMKQEKYLSLVAQADFVTSVTKKPYEAPWQFTEKDKFIIQNSDGLLLVYDEENEGSPKYIKRLAEKYMETHDYTLLTINSYDLQVIAEEMQQQDW